Proteins from a genomic interval of Medicago truncatula cultivar Jemalong A17 chromosome 3, MtrunA17r5.0-ANR, whole genome shotgun sequence:
- the LOC120579480 gene encoding GRAS family protein TF80 has translation MSPSDDILVQKYFYDLCPFLKFSYLITNQPIIESMECEKVVHISDPHCSEPAQWINLIQTLKKRPGGPPHLKITGIHEKKEALEQMSFHLTTEAGILDFPLQFNPIISKLEDVDFENLPVKTGDAVAISSVLQLHSLLATDDEMVSSSGAASFNMQRAAHLGQRTFAEWLERDMINAYILSPDSALSPLFLGASPKMGIFLNAMRKLQPKLLVITEQESNLNGCNLTERIDRALYFYGSLFDCLESTVTRTSVERQKLESMLLGEQIKNIITYEGVDRKERHEKLEQWIQRLKMAGFVKVPLSYNGRIEATNLLQRYSHKYKFKENDCLLLCWSDRPLFSVSAWKFR, from the coding sequence ATGAGTCCTTCAGACGACATCCTTGTTCAAAAATACTTCTATGATCTGTGTCCTTTTTTGAAGTTTTCATACCTGATCACAAATCAACCAATTATCGAATCGATGGAATGTGAAAAGGTGGTTCATATTAGCGATCCCCATTGTTCTGAACCAGCGCAATGGATAAATCTTATACAAACTTTAAAGAAACGTCCGGGAGGTCCGCCCCATCTGAAAATTACAGGAATTCATGAAAAGAAAGAGGCTTTGGAGCAAATGAGCTTTCATTTGACAACCGAAGCAGGGATTTTGGATTTTCCTTTACAGTTCAATCCAATAATTAGCAAACTTGAAGATGTCGATTTCGAAAACTTGCCTGTCAAGACAGGAGATGCTGTTGCAATTTCTTCTGTTCTTCAGCTGCATTCTCTCCTTGCTACTGATGATGAAATGGTCTCCTCATCAGGTGCAGCATCTTTCAATATGCAGAGAGCAGCGCACTTGGGTCAGAGGACTTTTGCAGAGTGGCTAGAGAGAGACATGATCAATGCATATATCTTGAGTCCGGATTCAGCATTATCACCTCTTTTTTTAGGTGCTTCACCTAAGATGGGGATCTTTCTTAACGCTATGCGAAAACTACAACCAAAACTTTTAGTGATTACTGAACAGGAATCAAATCTGAATGGATGTAATTTAACGGAGAGAATCGACCGAGCATTGTACTTTTACGGTTCACTTTTTGACTGCTTGGAATCTACTGTTACGAGAACATCAGTCGAGAGACAAAAACTCGAGAGCATGCTTCTTGGAGAGCAAATAAAGAACATCATTACTTATGAGGGAGTCGATAGAAAGGAAAGGCATGAGAAGCTCGAGCAATGGATTCAAAGACTTAAAATGGCTGGATTTGTGAAGGTACCTTTGAGTTACAATGGGAGGATAGAAGCGACAAATCTATTGCAGCGATATAGTCATAAATACAAGTTTAAAGAAAATGATTGTTTACTTCTTTGTTGGAGTGACAGACCACTTTTTTCTGTATCGGCCTGGAAATTTAGGTGA